One genomic region from Zalophus californianus isolate mZalCal1 chromosome 14, mZalCal1.pri.v2, whole genome shotgun sequence encodes:
- the LOC118356250 gene encoding 40S ribosomal protein S24-like produces the protein MNDTVTIWTRKFMTNRLLQQKQMVIDVLHPGKATVPKTEIRDKLAKMYKTTPDVIFVFGFRTHFGGGKTTGFGMIYDSLDYAKKNEPKHRLARHGLYEKKKTSGKQRKERKNRMKKVRGTAKANVGAGKK, from the coding sequence ATGAACGACACAGTAACTATctggaccaggaagttcatgactaaccgactacttcagcagaaacagatggtcattgatgttcttcaccctggaaaggcaacggtacccaagacagaaattcgggataaactagccaaaatgtacaagaccacaccagatgtcatatttgtgtttggattcagaacccattttggtggtggcaagacaaccggctttggcatgatttatgattctttggattatgcaaagaaaaatgaacccaaacacagacttgcaagacatggcctgtatgagaagaaaaagacatcaggaaaacagcgaaaggaacgtaagaacagaatgaagaaagtcagggggactgcaaaagccaacgttggtgctggcaaaaagtga